The following are from one region of the Prionailurus bengalensis isolate Pbe53 chromosome A2, Fcat_Pben_1.1_paternal_pri, whole genome shotgun sequence genome:
- the FMC1 gene encoding protein FMC1 homolog, which produces MKMAALGSPARTLRGLLRELRYMNAATGRPYRDTAAYRYLVKAFRAHRVTSEKLCRAQHELHFQAATYLCLLRSIREHVTLHQEFHGKGERSVEESAGLVGLKLPQQPGGKGWEP; this is translated from the exons ATGAAAATGGCGGCCTTAGGGTCGCCGGCACGCACTTTACGAGGCCTTCTACGGGAGTTGCGCTACATGAACGCGGCCACTGGCCGACCCTATCGCGACACTGCAGCCTATAGGTACCTCGTGAAGGCTTTCCGTGCGCATCGG GTTACCAGTGAGAAgttgtgcagagcccaacatgagctTCATTTCCAAGCTGCCACCTATCTCTGCCTCCTACGCAGCATTCGAGAACATGTGACCCTTCATCAGGAATTTCATGGCAAGGGTGAGCGCTCAGTGGAGGAGTCTGCTGGCTTGGTGGGTCTCAAGTTGCCCCAGCAACCtggagggaagggctgggagcCATGA